A window from Kribbella jejuensis encodes these proteins:
- a CDS encoding peptidoglycan DD-metalloendopeptidase family protein: MHLGKRRGLRFAAIGTLLAAVALPAYADDPTPTASQPPPASVTDVNRSLEQLQAEAAAVQADFAKATIAYTKALKEAQSAEAAAKAAEATASTSKSRADKERHRLGVITAQAYQLGIPTVMGTESLLWSLAPVAENLQEIADRQTAIVQLGSTQVSQYNTALAAESESNRLKEDAVTKRAAANEAAAKAQELSKQVQQKAADASAMMADQTADLDVASGVSQQLQTVRDAQALAQWKTYLTELAAAKVTPPAAAVLKNPAKLPAGLAPLTRRGAAVPGVASVTASGRTVRVLSAETIRAVNQAFSLVGKPYGVAATGPDKYGCLGAARVAWEPYTTLPNLVGKVYPDYQAVPTTQIQPGDLLIMGSRSYGLVHIGIALDDNQMIAADESKGAVVVTSVPDNLYAALRPTLGAPSKPQVAPVATSEAYSFRCGNTATSYDVGSGAWTWPLPDGTYEIGTPFGQAGSEWSSGFHTGQDFPAPIGTPVRAVTSGVVRIEHPAWAGNLVRIDHGNGLETLYAHLSRVDVTEGQQVTAGQQIGAVGDKGNTTGPHLHFEVRLGGDPVNPMPFLATGSASTGWGGYSNGMIPADKLCAIGAGHMLRCDAAAAYLKLAAAYRAQFGRTLCITDSYRSYASQVSLYQRKPSLAALPGTSNHGWGVAVDLCGGIDKYNTAQYLWMKAHAPSYGWLHPAWAEPGRNREEPWHWEFGNPVNS, encoded by the coding sequence ATGCATCTGGGGAAGCGCCGAGGGCTGCGTTTCGCGGCAATCGGCACCTTACTGGCGGCCGTGGCACTACCGGCGTACGCCGATGACCCCACGCCCACCGCCTCCCAGCCGCCACCCGCCTCCGTCACCGACGTGAACCGGTCGCTCGAGCAGCTCCAGGCCGAGGCCGCCGCGGTCCAGGCCGACTTCGCGAAGGCCACGATCGCCTACACGAAGGCCCTCAAGGAAGCGCAGAGCGCCGAGGCCGCCGCGAAGGCCGCCGAGGCCACGGCCAGTACGTCGAAGAGCCGCGCCGACAAGGAGCGCCACCGCCTCGGGGTGATCACCGCGCAGGCGTACCAGCTCGGCATCCCGACCGTGATGGGAACCGAATCGCTCCTGTGGTCGCTCGCCCCGGTCGCGGAGAACCTGCAGGAGATCGCCGACCGGCAGACCGCGATCGTCCAGCTCGGCAGCACGCAGGTCTCGCAGTACAACACCGCCCTGGCCGCCGAGTCGGAGTCGAACCGGCTGAAGGAGGACGCGGTCACCAAGCGCGCGGCCGCGAACGAGGCCGCCGCGAAGGCGCAGGAGCTGAGCAAGCAGGTCCAGCAGAAGGCCGCCGACGCCTCCGCGATGATGGCCGACCAGACCGCGGACCTCGACGTGGCTTCCGGGGTCTCGCAACAGCTGCAGACGGTCCGCGACGCACAGGCCCTCGCCCAGTGGAAGACGTACCTCACCGAGCTCGCCGCAGCGAAGGTCACTCCCCCCGCCGCCGCGGTACTCAAGAACCCGGCCAAGCTCCCGGCCGGCCTCGCGCCGCTCACCCGCCGTGGTGCCGCCGTGCCCGGCGTGGCATCCGTCACAGCATCCGGCCGGACCGTCCGGGTGCTGTCCGCCGAGACCATCCGCGCGGTCAACCAGGCCTTCAGCCTCGTCGGCAAGCCGTACGGCGTGGCCGCGACCGGCCCCGACAAGTACGGCTGCCTTGGCGCGGCCCGCGTCGCGTGGGAGCCGTACACCACACTCCCGAACCTGGTCGGCAAGGTCTACCCCGACTACCAGGCCGTGCCGACCACGCAGATCCAGCCCGGCGACCTGCTGATCATGGGCAGCCGGTCGTACGGCCTCGTGCACATCGGCATCGCGCTCGACGACAACCAGATGATCGCCGCCGACGAGTCGAAGGGTGCGGTCGTCGTCACGAGTGTCCCCGACAACCTGTACGCCGCTCTTCGCCCGACGCTCGGCGCTCCCAGCAAGCCGCAGGTGGCGCCGGTCGCGACCTCCGAGGCGTACTCGTTCCGCTGCGGCAACACCGCCACGTCGTACGACGTCGGCTCGGGCGCCTGGACCTGGCCGCTGCCGGACGGCACCTACGAGATCGGTACGCCGTTCGGTCAGGCCGGCTCCGAGTGGTCGTCCGGCTTCCACACCGGGCAGGACTTCCCGGCCCCGATCGGTACGCCGGTGCGCGCCGTCACGTCCGGCGTGGTCCGGATCGAGCACCCGGCCTGGGCCGGCAACCTGGTGCGGATCGACCACGGCAACGGCCTGGAAACGCTGTACGCGCACCTGAGCCGGGTCGACGTGACCGAAGGCCAGCAGGTGACCGCCGGACAGCAGATCGGTGCCGTCGGCGACAAGGGAAACACGACCGGACCGCACCTGCATTTCGAGGTGCGGCTCGGCGGCGACCCGGTGAACCCGATGCCGTTCCTGGCTACGGGCTCGGCCAGCACCGGCTGGGGCGGTTACAGCAACGGCATGATCCCGGCCGACAAGCTGTGCGCGATCGGGGCCGGTCACATGCTCCGCTGCGACGCCGCCGCGGCGTACCTGAAACTCGCTGCGGCCTACCGCGCGCAGTTCGGCAGGACCCTGTGCATCACGGACTCCTACCGCTCGTACGCGTCCCAGGTCAGCCTGTACCAGCGCAAGCCCTCGTTGGCGGCCCTCCCGGGTACGTCGAACCACGGCTGGGGCGTCGCGGTCGACCTGTGCGGCGGCATCGACAAGTACAACACCGCCCAGTACCTGTGGATGAAGGCGCACGCCCCGTCGTACGGCTGGCTGCACCCCGCCTGGGCCGAGCCGGGCCGCAACCGCGAGGAGCCGTGGCACTGGGAGTTCGGGAACCCGGTGAACTCGTAA
- a CDS encoding SapB/AmfS family lanthipeptide → MALLDLQGLQAPGSCGGGSGGGGGSTLTVLGCGSQRPSNLSVVLCH, encoded by the coding sequence ATGGCGCTTCTCGACCTTCAAGGTCTGCAGGCCCCCGGCAGTTGTGGCGGTGGCAGTGGCGGTGGTGGCGGCAGCACGCTGACTGTGCTCGGCTGCGGTTCGCAGCGTCCCAGCAACCTCAGCGTCGTTCTTTGCCACTGA
- the lpdA gene encoding dihydrolipoyl dehydrogenase has translation MASHFDVVVLGAGPGGYVAAIRAAQLGLKTAIIEKKYWGGVCLNVGCIPSKALLRNAELSHIFRTEAKTFGISGEVSFDFPTAVQRSRKVADGRVKGVHFLMKKNNITEFDGWGSFTDANTLDVTLNDGSSETVTFGSCIVATGATTKLLPGTQLSDRVVTYEEQILTEELPGSIVIAGAGAIGVEFAYVLANYGVKVTIVEFLDRMVPLEDPEVSKELAKAYKKLGVDVLTSTRVDSIDDSGASVKVTVTGKDGVQKTIEADKVMQAIGFQPRVDGYGLDKIGVALTERGAIGVDGFCRTNVPNIFAIGDVTAKLMLAHAAEAMGVIAAETIAGHETMELDYAMIPRATFCQPQIASFGYTEEEARKLGHDVKVAKFPFTANGKAHGLGDPTGFVKVISSAKYGELLGAHLIGPEVTELLPELTLAQKWDLTTKELARNVHAHPTLSEALQEAFHGLEGHMINF, from the coding sequence ATGGCCTCGCACTTTGACGTTGTTGTCCTCGGCGCGGGTCCGGGTGGGTACGTCGCGGCGATCCGCGCTGCCCAGCTCGGCCTCAAGACCGCCATCATCGAGAAGAAGTACTGGGGCGGTGTCTGCCTGAACGTGGGCTGTATCCCGTCCAAGGCGCTGCTGCGGAACGCCGAGCTGTCGCACATCTTCCGGACGGAGGCGAAGACCTTCGGCATCAGCGGAGAGGTCAGCTTCGACTTCCCGACCGCGGTGCAGCGTTCCCGCAAGGTCGCCGACGGCCGGGTCAAGGGCGTCCACTTCCTGATGAAGAAGAACAACATCACCGAGTTCGACGGCTGGGGTTCGTTCACCGACGCGAACACCCTCGACGTGACGCTGAACGACGGGTCGTCCGAGACCGTCACGTTCGGCTCGTGCATCGTCGCGACCGGCGCGACCACCAAGCTGCTGCCGGGCACCCAGCTGAGCGACCGCGTGGTGACCTACGAAGAGCAGATCCTGACCGAGGAGCTGCCCGGCTCGATCGTGATCGCCGGCGCGGGTGCGATCGGCGTCGAGTTCGCGTACGTGCTGGCGAACTACGGCGTGAAGGTGACGATCGTCGAGTTCCTCGACCGGATGGTCCCGCTGGAGGACCCGGAGGTCTCCAAGGAGCTCGCCAAGGCGTACAAGAAACTCGGTGTCGACGTCCTGACCTCGACCCGGGTGGACTCGATCGACGACTCCGGCGCTTCGGTGAAGGTCACCGTGACCGGCAAGGACGGTGTCCAGAAGACGATCGAGGCCGACAAGGTCATGCAGGCGATCGGCTTCCAGCCGCGCGTCGACGGGTACGGCCTGGACAAGATCGGGGTCGCGCTGACCGAGCGCGGCGCGATCGGCGTGGACGGCTTCTGCCGGACCAACGTGCCGAACATCTTCGCGATCGGCGACGTGACCGCGAAGCTGATGCTCGCGCACGCGGCCGAGGCGATGGGCGTGATCGCCGCCGAGACGATCGCCGGGCACGAGACGATGGAGCTCGACTACGCGATGATCCCGCGGGCGACGTTCTGCCAGCCGCAGATCGCCAGCTTCGGCTACACCGAGGAGGAGGCTCGCAAGCTTGGCCACGACGTCAAGGTCGCCAAGTTCCCGTTCACCGCGAACGGCAAGGCCCACGGCCTCGGCGACCCGACCGGCTTCGTCAAGGTGATCAGCTCCGCGAAGTACGGCGAACTCCTGGGCGCGCACCTGATCGGCCCGGAGGTCACCGAGCTGCTGCCCGAGCTGACCCTGGCCCAGAAGTGGGACCTGACCACCAAGGAACTGGCCCGCAACGTCCACGCCCACCCCACCCTGAGCGAGGCCCTCCAAGAGGCCTTCCACGGCCTCGAAGGCCACATGATCAACTTCTGA
- a CDS encoding prolyl oligopeptidase family serine peptidase, with protein MRTLGLRYPAADRRPTVDRLHGHVVADPYRWLENPADPCTLAWQAAQDELWLTHAAELTNRYRFRAQVARFSDVGMVTPPVWRGERPFVLRRTARQDHPVLYVADQALIDPMALDPTGGTTLDHWQPSPDGSLLAFQLSRGGTEESSLYVMGTGTGQVLDGPIDRCRYSPVAWLPDSRAFYFVRDRQVWLHRIGSGSTPVLTREATYGLEISADGRWLAISAADGARNDVWLAEVSETFTLSVVQEGVDARTAPTVGRDGRLYVVTTAGAPAGRICVGDPLRPADWHELVPEDPEAPLSEIAILDDLLVVARTRYTIGELAVHDLRTGERLGDVALPGLGSIGSLTARPEGGHEVWFSYTDSVTPASVYRYDARTGETAVWAVPPGTVDVPRTEARQLVYRSADGTPIRMLVLAAPGPQVPRPTILYGYGGFGQPLTPTYSSFTLAWIEAGGVFVTANLRGGGEEGDTWHRAGRLHNKQRVFDDFVAAAETLIADGWTTPAQLGICGESNGGLLVGAALTQRPELFAAAVCSAPVLDMLRYQYFGLGASWIPEYGSVEDPDQFRDLLAYSPYHHVAEGNDYPAVLFTVFGGDTRVDPMHARKMCAALQHATDGSRPVLLRSEDGRGHGSSAVSRGVALAADLLAFLAAHTGLTR; from the coding sequence GTGCGCACCCTTGGCCTCAGGTATCCCGCCGCCGATCGACGGCCGACCGTCGACCGGCTGCACGGCCATGTCGTTGCCGATCCGTACCGCTGGCTGGAGAACCCGGCCGACCCGTGCACCCTCGCCTGGCAGGCCGCGCAGGACGAGCTCTGGCTCACGCACGCCGCGGAACTGACCAACCGCTACCGCTTCCGGGCCCAGGTCGCGCGCTTCAGCGACGTCGGCATGGTGACTCCGCCGGTGTGGCGGGGTGAGCGGCCCTTCGTGCTGCGCCGGACAGCCCGGCAGGATCATCCGGTCCTGTACGTCGCCGACCAGGCCCTGATCGACCCGATGGCGCTCGATCCCACCGGTGGGACAACGCTCGACCACTGGCAGCCGTCGCCCGACGGGAGCCTGCTGGCGTTCCAGCTGTCGCGCGGCGGCACGGAGGAATCCAGCCTCTACGTCATGGGCACCGGCACCGGCCAGGTGCTCGACGGCCCGATCGACCGCTGCCGCTACTCCCCCGTCGCGTGGCTGCCCGACAGTCGCGCCTTCTACTTCGTTCGCGACCGGCAGGTCTGGCTGCACCGGATCGGCTCCGGCAGCACCCCGGTGCTCACCCGCGAGGCGACGTACGGGCTGGAGATCAGCGCCGACGGACGATGGCTGGCGATCTCGGCGGCGGACGGCGCGCGCAACGACGTCTGGCTCGCCGAGGTGTCGGAGACTTTCACGCTTTCGGTCGTGCAGGAAGGCGTCGACGCGCGGACCGCACCGACCGTGGGCCGCGACGGCCGGCTCTACGTCGTGACCACTGCCGGCGCTCCGGCGGGGCGGATCTGTGTCGGTGATCCGCTTCGGCCGGCGGACTGGCACGAACTGGTCCCCGAGGATCCCGAGGCGCCACTCAGCGAGATCGCCATCCTCGACGATCTTCTCGTGGTCGCCAGGACCCGGTACACGATCGGCGAGCTCGCCGTGCACGACCTGCGGACCGGGGAACGCCTCGGCGACGTGGCGCTGCCCGGTCTCGGGTCGATCGGATCGCTGACCGCGCGCCCGGAGGGCGGTCACGAGGTTTGGTTCAGCTACACCGACAGCGTCACCCCCGCGAGCGTGTACCGGTACGACGCCCGCACCGGCGAGACCGCGGTGTGGGCCGTGCCGCCCGGGACGGTCGACGTACCGAGGACCGAAGCCCGACAACTCGTCTACCGCTCGGCCGACGGCACTCCGATCCGGATGCTCGTCCTCGCCGCGCCCGGACCGCAGGTTCCGCGGCCGACGATCCTGTACGGGTACGGCGGATTCGGGCAGCCGCTGACCCCGACGTACTCCTCGTTCACCCTCGCCTGGATCGAGGCAGGAGGGGTGTTCGTCACCGCCAACCTGCGTGGCGGCGGCGAGGAAGGCGACACCTGGCACCGGGCCGGCCGGCTGCACAACAAGCAGAGGGTGTTCGACGACTTCGTCGCGGCAGCCGAGACGCTGATCGCCGACGGCTGGACGACGCCCGCACAACTCGGTATCTGCGGGGAGTCGAACGGCGGGTTGCTGGTCGGCGCGGCCTTGACGCAACGACCTGAGCTGTTCGCGGCAGCCGTCTGTTCGGCGCCGGTTCTGGACATGCTGCGGTACCAGTACTTCGGCCTCGGGGCGTCCTGGATCCCGGAGTACGGTTCGGTCGAGGATCCGGACCAGTTCCGGGACCTGCTGGCCTACTCGCCGTACCACCATGTTGCTGAGGGCAACGATTATCCCGCGGTCCTGTTCACCGTGTTCGGTGGTGACACGCGGGTGGATCCGATGCACGCGCGGAAGATGTGCGCTGCGCTCCAGCACGCGACCGACGGTTCGCGACCGGTCCTGCTGCGCTCCGAGGACGGCCGCGGGCACGGCTCCTCGGCAGTCAGCCGCGGGGTCGCCCTCGCCGCCGACCTGCTGGCGTTCCTCGCCGCGCACACCGGGCTGACCAGATGA
- a CDS encoding ABC transporter ATP-binding protein yields MSAPALTFAAAARHGRSWLPLIGLSALLGSGVTLALPTVLGRAVDAIASGHTVNGWLTLAGLLIALGIASSLVDAFAGTACVAGTTAWLRHRLVGRVLTGGPEGTRRFETGDLVSRVSGSASDAAQAGPTVVTAIAAAAPPVGSLVLLARIDVSLAAAFFGGVLLVIVVLWVFARRTTEISLAYQETQGRIAALLTEALDGIRTIAAGGTVEREERRILQFLPELHRNGRLTWTVLARSGAQAALIGPLVLISVLAIGGLQLVAGRITAGELFAASQYAVIGAGLGSLTGLLGELARARAGVHRSAEILAVEPLAYGGLRLPPGPGRLEFDDVTVVADGVTLLDHVTLDLPGGATIAVVGASGAGKSVLAAVAARLRDPDSGLVLLDGVPLKALHRAALRQAVGCAFERPVLVGRTVADAISTGRLSPVRLLAAARATHAHHYASRLPNGYRTPLPEAPMSGGERQRLGLARAWHADRLLVLDDATSSLDTATEMEINRTLTEDRLHRTRLIVTHRVATAARADLVVWLHHGQVRGVGPHTSLWRAAAYREIFG; encoded by the coding sequence ATGAGCGCGCCCGCCCTCACCTTCGCCGCGGCGGCTCGCCACGGCCGAAGCTGGCTGCCGCTGATCGGCTTGTCCGCGCTGCTCGGGAGCGGAGTCACGCTCGCCCTGCCGACCGTGCTCGGCCGCGCCGTCGACGCCATTGCCTCCGGCCACACAGTGAACGGCTGGCTGACACTGGCCGGCCTCCTGATCGCCCTCGGCATCGCGAGTTCCCTGGTCGACGCGTTCGCCGGTACGGCCTGTGTCGCCGGAACCACCGCCTGGCTGCGGCACCGCCTCGTCGGCCGGGTGCTCACAGGCGGACCCGAGGGCACGCGCCGGTTCGAAACCGGTGATCTCGTCAGCCGCGTGTCCGGCAGCGCGAGCGACGCCGCACAGGCCGGTCCCACCGTGGTCACAGCCATCGCCGCGGCGGCGCCTCCGGTCGGCAGCCTCGTGCTGCTCGCGCGCATCGACGTGTCGCTCGCGGCCGCCTTCTTCGGCGGTGTCCTGCTGGTCATCGTGGTGCTGTGGGTCTTCGCCCGCCGGACGACCGAGATCAGCCTGGCCTACCAGGAGACGCAGGGCCGGATCGCCGCGCTGCTCACCGAGGCGCTCGACGGCATCCGCACGATCGCGGCAGGCGGCACTGTGGAACGGGAGGAGCGGCGGATCCTCCAGTTCCTGCCGGAGTTGCACCGCAACGGGCGCCTGACCTGGACCGTGCTCGCCCGCTCGGGCGCGCAGGCCGCCCTGATCGGGCCGCTCGTCCTGATCTCGGTCCTCGCGATCGGTGGTCTGCAGCTGGTCGCGGGCCGGATCACGGCGGGCGAACTGTTCGCCGCCTCGCAGTACGCCGTCATCGGGGCAGGCCTCGGCAGCCTGACCGGTCTGCTCGGCGAGCTGGCCCGGGCGCGGGCCGGCGTACACCGCAGCGCCGAGATCCTGGCCGTCGAACCCCTGGCCTACGGCGGCCTGCGGCTGCCGCCGGGCCCTGGCCGGCTGGAGTTCGACGACGTCACCGTGGTGGCCGACGGCGTGACGCTCCTCGACCACGTCACGCTGGACCTGCCCGGTGGGGCCACGATCGCGGTCGTGGGCGCGAGCGGTGCCGGCAAGTCGGTGCTCGCGGCGGTCGCCGCCCGCCTGCGTGACCCCGATTCCGGGCTCGTGCTGCTCGACGGCGTACCGCTGAAGGCACTGCACCGGGCCGCACTGCGCCAGGCGGTGGGATGCGCGTTCGAACGGCCGGTCCTCGTCGGGCGCACGGTGGCCGACGCGATCTCGACCGGGCGGCTCTCGCCGGTCCGGCTGCTCGCCGCCGCCCGCGCGACCCACGCGCACCACTACGCCAGCCGGTTACCGAACGGCTACCGGACTCCGTTGCCCGAGGCACCGATGTCGGGCGGTGAGCGGCAGCGGCTGGGACTCGCCCGCGCCTGGCATGCCGACCGGCTGCTGGTCCTCGACGACGCCACGTCCAGTCTGGACACCGCGACCGAGATGGAGATCAACCGGACCCTGACCGAGGATCGCTTGCACCGAACCCGGCTGATCGTCACGCACCGGGTTGCCACCGCGGCTCGGGCGGACCTGGTCGTCTGGCTGCACCACGGGCAGGTCCGCGGCGTCGGTCCGCATACGAGCCTGTGGCGGGCGGCGGCGTACCGGGAGATCTTCGGATGA
- the lanKC gene encoding class III lanthionine synthetase LanKC, which yields MEQYELYCLVDRYFYDVPAHGVEHPDFAVCARPVPDGWDHVAGDLWMHYAPRAMSLPPQGWKIHVSSGLEDADRTLSTVWDYCVRRGLPFKFLRSEAVMVMMNSKAAVRGSSGKLVTVYPSDEAQLELVLKELDEQLVGIRGPYILSDLRYADGPLFVRYGAFTERHCLSETGERVLAVEDPTGRLVPDVRGPVFATPPWVRLPSFLETHLAARNAVTTNELEYEIESVIQFSNGGGVYLGHHRDTQARVVLKEGRPLAGLDVDRRDAVARIQHERAILERLRGLDVVPAAHGYFVLGDHHFLVQEFIDASPLQRLVVGRYPLTRPDPSPTALQEYTDWAVAMLDRVERAIQSLHERGVVFGDLHPDNILISVDDRLVLIDFEVATLAGQQAHSALAHPGYVAPPGRKGVEADRYALACLAIGLFAPQTTTLLQVHPGKAQQLADLVTETFPVPEATIGRAVATITGVPRPDRLPSGLPMPGRAPWADVRAAITRAIVAAATPDRDDRLFPGDVAQFRPGGGVNLAYGAAGVLYALDRTGAGRFPEYDDWLRKHAQDPAIGLGLYDGLHGVAHVLAELGYREDALDALDRCLAMPLESNELGLHSGLAGIGLNLLHFADEPGLRAAATRVIDLVADRLGRVDDVPEISGEGNPRAGLMFGSSGPALLFLHAYERSGDPGLLDLAETAIRQDLRRCVRDEAGTLQVNQGWRTLPYLEQGSAGIALVLDRYLRHRHDGELAEDLAALQRVDRCGYFVQPGLFMGRAGLIAAAALTGDETTDLIRGLAWHALPYADGLAFPGNQLLRLSMDLATGSAGILLALGAALHEQPGALPFFGPPTAASGPSPTDVRKEV from the coding sequence ATGGAGCAGTACGAGCTCTACTGTCTCGTCGACCGGTACTTCTACGACGTCCCGGCCCACGGAGTCGAGCACCCGGACTTCGCCGTCTGCGCGCGACCGGTCCCGGACGGCTGGGACCACGTCGCCGGCGACCTGTGGATGCACTACGCACCACGCGCGATGTCGCTGCCGCCCCAGGGCTGGAAGATCCACGTGTCGTCCGGTCTCGAGGACGCCGACCGGACGCTGAGCACGGTCTGGGACTACTGCGTCCGGCGCGGCCTCCCGTTCAAGTTCCTGCGCAGCGAAGCCGTCATGGTGATGATGAACTCGAAGGCCGCCGTCCGCGGGTCGAGCGGCAAGCTCGTCACCGTCTATCCGTCCGACGAGGCGCAGCTCGAGCTCGTGCTCAAGGAGCTCGACGAGCAGCTCGTGGGCATCCGCGGCCCGTATATCCTCAGCGACCTCCGGTACGCCGACGGCCCACTCTTCGTCCGGTACGGCGCCTTCACCGAGCGGCACTGCCTGTCCGAGACCGGCGAGCGCGTCCTGGCCGTCGAGGACCCGACCGGCCGGCTCGTTCCGGATGTCCGCGGACCCGTCTTCGCGACGCCGCCCTGGGTGCGGCTGCCGTCGTTCCTCGAGACCCACCTGGCCGCCCGCAACGCGGTCACCACCAACGAGCTGGAGTACGAGATCGAGAGCGTCATCCAGTTCTCCAACGGCGGTGGTGTCTATCTCGGCCACCACCGGGACACGCAGGCGCGCGTCGTACTGAAGGAGGGACGGCCGCTGGCCGGGCTCGACGTCGACCGCCGGGACGCGGTCGCGCGGATCCAGCACGAACGGGCGATCCTCGAGCGGCTGCGCGGCCTGGACGTCGTCCCGGCTGCGCACGGTTACTTCGTCCTCGGGGACCACCACTTCCTGGTGCAGGAGTTCATCGACGCGAGCCCGCTGCAACGGCTGGTCGTCGGACGCTACCCGCTCACCCGCCCTGATCCGTCCCCCACTGCCCTGCAGGAGTACACCGACTGGGCCGTCGCGATGCTGGATCGGGTCGAGCGCGCGATCCAGAGCCTGCACGAGCGCGGCGTGGTCTTCGGCGACCTGCATCCGGACAACATCCTGATCAGCGTCGACGACCGCCTGGTGCTGATCGACTTCGAGGTCGCCACCCTGGCCGGGCAGCAGGCGCACTCCGCGCTGGCGCATCCCGGGTACGTCGCTCCCCCGGGCCGCAAGGGTGTCGAAGCTGACCGCTACGCGCTGGCCTGTCTCGCCATCGGCCTCTTCGCCCCACAGACGACGACGCTCCTACAGGTCCATCCGGGCAAGGCACAGCAGCTCGCGGACCTCGTCACCGAGACGTTCCCGGTGCCCGAGGCAACTATCGGGCGTGCGGTCGCGACCATCACCGGCGTACCGCGGCCGGACCGGCTGCCGTCCGGCCTGCCGATGCCCGGCCGGGCGCCCTGGGCCGACGTCCGCGCCGCGATCACCCGCGCGATCGTGGCCGCCGCCACCCCGGACCGCGACGACCGCCTCTTCCCCGGCGACGTCGCGCAGTTCCGGCCAGGCGGTGGTGTCAACCTCGCATACGGAGCCGCCGGCGTGCTCTACGCGCTCGACCGCACCGGCGCGGGCCGCTTCCCGGAGTACGACGACTGGCTTCGCAAGCATGCCCAGGACCCGGCGATCGGCCTCGGTCTGTACGACGGTCTGCACGGCGTCGCCCACGTTCTTGCCGAACTCGGCTATCGCGAGGACGCACTCGACGCGCTGGATCGTTGTCTGGCGATGCCGCTGGAGTCGAACGAGCTCGGGCTGCACTCGGGCCTGGCCGGGATCGGGCTGAACCTCCTGCACTTCGCGGACGAACCCGGCCTGCGCGCCGCGGCGACAAGGGTGATCGACCTGGTCGCCGACCGGCTCGGCCGGGTCGACGACGTGCCGGAGATCAGCGGTGAAGGAAACCCACGCGCCGGGCTGATGTTCGGATCCTCGGGACCCGCGCTGCTGTTCCTGCACGCGTACGAGCGATCCGGGGACCCCGGACTGCTCGACCTCGCCGAGACCGCGATCCGGCAGGATCTGCGCCGGTGCGTCCGCGACGAGGCCGGCACGCTCCAGGTCAACCAGGGCTGGCGAACACTTCCGTACCTCGAGCAGGGCTCAGCCGGCATCGCGCTCGTCCTCGACCGTTACCTGCGCCATCGTCACGACGGCGAACTCGCCGAAGACCTCGCGGCGCTCCAGCGGGTCGATCGCTGTGGATACTTCGTCCAGCCCGGACTGTTCATGGGTCGCGCCGGCCTGATCGCGGCGGCGGCGCTCACCGGCGACGAGACCACCGACCTGATCCGCGGACTTGCCTGGCACGCACTGCCGTATGCCGACGGGCTGGCCTTCCCGGGGAATCAACTCCTCCGGCTCTCGATGGACCTGGCCACCGGTTCGGCCGGGATCCTGCTGGCTCTGGGCGCCGCGCTGCACGAGCAGCCGGGCGCTCTTCCGTTCTTCGGACCCCCGACCGCGGCGAGTGGTCCGAGCCCGACCGATGTGCGGAAGGAGGTGTAG
- the tsaA gene encoding tRNA (N6-threonylcarbamoyladenosine(37)-N6)-methyltransferase TrmO yields the protein MTAELVLRPIARVESELRERADAPRQGDEGAPAAWVVFEASVTEALADLGVGDELILISWFDRADRDVQKVHPRGDATRPATGVFSTRSPDRPNPLGLHRVQVLEVDGLRVRVSDLEALDGTPIVDVKPVLGGISER from the coding sequence ATGACAGCCGAGCTGGTCCTGCGACCGATCGCGCGGGTGGAGTCCGAACTGCGGGAGCGTGCGGACGCGCCCCGGCAGGGGGACGAAGGCGCGCCGGCTGCTTGGGTGGTGTTCGAAGCCAGCGTGACCGAGGCGCTGGCGGACCTGGGCGTCGGTGATGAGCTGATCCTGATCAGCTGGTTCGACCGCGCCGACCGGGACGTACAGAAGGTGCACCCGCGGGGCGATGCGACGCGCCCGGCGACCGGCGTCTTCAGCACCAGGTCGCCGGACCGCCCCAATCCACTCGGCCTGCACCGGGTACAGGTACTGGAGGTGGACGGCCTGCGAGTCCGCGTCAGCGACCTGGAAGCCCTCGACGGCACCCCGATCGTCGACGTCAAACCCGTACTGGGCGGCATCTCCGAGCGTTAG